GCCGGAGTACAGTCATCGGAGAGCGGtgccgccgcactgacgtcatcggggggcggtgccgtcgcactgacgtcatcggggggcggtgccgtcgcactgacgtcatcggggggcggtgCCGTCGCACTGACGTCATCTGGGGCCGGTGCCgtcgcactgacgtcatcgggagcAGGCGACACCGGGCAGGTCTCACttggaacaggcaggaatgcaggGCCGGTGCTGCCTGCAGGAGCCGGAGACGTAGGGACCGCGTCGTCGTCAGGGGTCAGAGCAGCTGGGCCGACGTCGTCGTTGAGGGACGGAGCAGCTGGACCAACGTCACCAGGCAGGGAGGCCGTTGCGCCGACGTCACCGGAGGGCGGGGCCACCGTGCCAACGTCATCTGGGGTCGGGAGCACCGGTGTGGTATCCTCGGAGCCCAGGGACGTAGGGCAGGCGCCGTCCTTGCGGTCCCCGATTCCTCCCACACGGCTGATGGAGTAGGCCTATTGGGGACCGCGGGTTTGGGCACAACCACCCGCAAAAAATCCTTTGGGGAATGCCCCCGCCGCTTGTCCCCCAATCTGATGGGAGGAGGGCCGTATAGTGACTCCAGCGAACCTGGCGCGCATATACTTAAAAAACCCCTCAACAGTTAAGGCTTCAGTCATGCGCTGAGATAATATTAAGTTCGCCCACTCGAGGGCCTTGGCTCTTAGGAGAGAACGCATAAATAAAACCAGTATATCCTCAGGTGGCGGAGGGCAAGTTAACATTCGGATGTAAAGTGTACATTGCATGACAAAGTAGTCAGCAGGCATGGTCTCCCCATCGTACTCCTCAGGGCAGGGGGCCAGCGATGGTAGGGCAATGTATTTTCCCTTCGAGTCCTTGACCAGTAAGGCCTGCAGGTTATCTAGACTGGATAAAAAATAATCACTTTCTCCGGGAACTACGGGATTGCGGGAAGTACATGGTTCTTGCTGCGTCATATTTTTAGGGTCggtcattctgtaacgtttCACGGGGGCAGGAGGTAGCAGGAGTGACGCAAGTGCAATATTCAGGGGGGTTTAATAGGAAAGtaacaaacacaaatataacACAGAGGGACAATACTAAACAATAGGGAGAGGACACCAACTAAACAGGTAAGCTAACCAACAGGGAAACGTGAATGTATAGACCATAACAACctgagaactatgtaagcataCGGAGGGGAAGAACATATGATACAGGGATAACACAACCGTAAACTTAAACTAAGCAAACAATGAGACACGGAAGTACAAAAGATTACAGAAGACTAGGGGTATGCACAAGGAAAACATACGCGCTGAACATGGGAAACAAAACAAACGAAGGCTAAGAAAGAAGCAGAGAGGGAGAACAAGAACTATAACATAACCAGACTATGAAGCAGGGCAAAAGGAAAAACGAGGGACTTATACACAAGGACAATAGCATGAACGGACCAAAGGCAAAACAGAGGAACAGCgagggactcacgtacagggaatgaccgacaagggaatgaaacactcggggttctttatacacagagacaagacggtgaaacgagactcaggtgtgtgggcactaacgaggggggcgtgacagacagagggaggaacgaatgggagcggggagctaggcgggaccagggaggagggaggggctggacgtgacagtggtttttagggttatccacaaGAACcaattcatttagcaccaaagtggtccagaatagtgcagaagtggttttttagggttatctacaataacccattcatttagcaccaaagtggtccacaatagtgcagaagtggttttttagggttagccACAAGAACcaattcatttagcaccaaagtggtccagaatagtgcagaagtggttttttagggttatctaCAAGAATGCATTCATTTTGCACCAAAGTGGTCCACAATAGTGcggaagtggtttttagggttatccacaagaacccattcatttagccccaaagtggtttaaatagtgcaTAAGTGGTTTTTagctataagaacccattcgtttagccccaaagtggtttaaatagtgcagaagtggttttttaaggttagccataagaacccattcatttagcaccaaagtggtccacaatagtgcagaagtggttttttagggttatccataagaacccattcatttagccccaaagtggtttaaatagtgcagaagtggttttttagggttatccacaagaacccattcatttagccccaatgTGGTCCACAAAAGTGCAGAaggtggtttttagggttatccacaataacccattcatttagcaccaaagtggtccacaatagtgcagaagtggttttttagggttatctaCAAGAATGCATTCATTTTGCACCAAAGTGGTCCAGAAtagtgcagaagtggttttttagggttatctaCAAGAATGCATTCATTTTGCACCAAAGTGGTCCACAATAGTGCATAAGTGGTTTTTGAGGGTtagccataagaacccattcatttagccccaatgtggtttaaatagtacagaagtggttttttaggttTATACACAAGAACcaattcatttagcaccaaagtggtccagaatagtgcagaagtggttttttagggttatctaCAAGAATGCATTCATTTTGCACCAAAGTGGTCCACAATAGTGcggaagtggtttttagggttatccacaagaacccattcatttagccccaaagtggtttaaatagtgcagaagtggttttttagggttatccacaagaacccattcatttagccccaatgTGGTCCACAAAAGTGCAGAaggtggtttttagggttatccacaaGAACcaattcatttagcaccaaagtggtccagaatagtgcagaagtggttttttagggttatctaCAAGAATGCATTCATTTTGCACCAAAGTGGTCCACAATAGTGcggaagtggtttttagggttatccacaagaacccattcatttagccccaaagtggtttaaatagtgcataagtggttttttagggttagctataagaacccattcatttagccccaaagtggtttaaatagtgcagaagtggttttttagggttagccataagaacccattcatttagcaccaaagtggtccacaatagtgcagaagtggttttttagggttatccataagaacccattcatttagccccaaagtggtttaaatagtgcagaagtggttttttagggttatccacaagaacccattcatttagccccaatgTGGTCCACAAAAGTGCAgaaagtggtttttagggttatccacaataacccattcatttagcaccaaagtggtccacaatagtgcagaagtggttttttagggttatctaCAATAACCctttcatttagcaccaaagtggtccacaatagtgcagaagtggttttttagggttatctaCAAGAATGCATTCATTTTGCACCAAAGTGGTCCAGAAtagtgcagaagtggttttttagggttatctaCAAGAATGCATTCATTTTGCACCAAAGTGGTCCACAATAGTgcataagtggttttttagggttagccataagaacccattcatttagccccaatgtggtttaaatagtacagaagtggttttttaggttTATACACAAGAACCAATTCATgtagcaccaaagtggtccagaatagtgcagaagtggttttttagggttatctaCAAGAATGCATTCATTTTGCACCAAAGTGGTCCACAATAGTGcggaagtggtttttagggttatccacaagaacccattcatttagccccaaagtggtttaaatagtgcagaagtgtttttttagggttatccacaagaacccattcatttagccccaatgTGGTCCACAAAAGTGCAGAaggtggtttttagggttatccacaaGAACcaattcatttagcaccaaagtggtccagaatagtgcagaagtggttttttagggttatctacaataacccattcatttagcaccaaagtggtccacaacagtgcagaagtggttttttaggttTATACACAAGAACcaattcatttagcaccaaagtggtccagaatagtgcagaagtggttttttagggttatctaCAAGAATGCATTCATTTTGCACCAAAGTGGTCCACAATAGTGcggaagtggtttttagggttatccacaagaacccattcatttagccccaaagtggtttaagACACAAATAAGATTGATAGAGGTAGTTGCATCACTGGGTCAATACTAGAGTAATTAGAATCTTCAGGGAGTTTTTACACATGATCTGTATGGCAGTCGACAAAAAAACTGTATATATAACTGAGGGCACCAGGTATGGAAAACAGAAAAGTAAGTGTTGATGGAACTATGAGCATACTAACAAATGATGAGTGACTGTGGACATTTTAAGCAGATAGACAAATTGCTACACAAAGAAACCATTTAGGGATTATAATTGTTTTCTTTTACAGCAAATGaggttgtaatttttttttttaacttgacaTCTGGATTTGTTTCCAAATATACTGAAAAGGAGTGATGGAAAATTCTTCTGCAGAGTTCACATTTGTCCTTCATGGACTAAATGACAcaagaacaaacaaacagattTACTTTGGATTTGGTCTTGTTGTCTACACTGTGACTGTCCTGGTAAATTCAGCATTAGTCATAACAATTATTCTGGATAAGACACTTCATGAACCTATGTATCTGTTCATATGCAATTTGTTTGTTAATGGAATGTGTGGTGCTTCTGCTTTTTATCCAAAGATCCTTTATGATCTTTTATCAGATATCCGTGTTATTTCATACACAGCATGCCtgatacaaatatattttattgtctTTTATACTTTGTGTGAGTTCACATGTTTAACTGTCATGGCATATGACAGATATGTAGCCATTTGTAAGCCTTTGGAATATTTCACTATTATGACACATCAGAAGGTTATGAAGCTACTGGCTTTTAGTTGGCTCATGTCCTTTTTGCAAACATCCATCGGGGCAGTGTTGACAGCAAGGCTGGTTTTAtgtggtaatgacattgacaagCTGTACTGCTCTAATTGGGAGGTCGTTAAGTTGTCTTGCACAGATGTGATTCTGAACAATGTGTATGGGTACTTCCTCATTTTGTCTCATGTTTCCCAAGCTGTGCTCATTATTGTGTCATATATTCACATCATCAGAGCTTGCTTGTGGTCCAAGACAGGGAGGGTTAAATTCATGCAGACATGCATTCCCCATTTAATCACCCTCATGAATTTCAGTGTCTCCCTAATCTTTGATGTCATGTATTCTCGCTATGGCAAAAGCCAGGGGCTGCAAGCTCTTCGCAATATCTTGGGTATGGAGTATCTTGTTGCACCTGCTCTCCTAAACCCTATAATATATGGAATAAACCTCAGTAAGATACAACAGCGGTTTGTGAAAATGTACAACCACAGACTTAAAGCTGTGAGTTGATATTGATAACAgtaaaacattcaattcaattcactttattgatcccacgagTGGGAAATTCAAGCACAAAATGGACATACGTTAAAGCGACAGAGAATAGATGTACCGTGTAATGATGAGAAGGCAGAGCCCTGTGTGCTTTGTGTCATATGAACAGTAGGCACAAAGATAATTCAAATCAGAATTTGGCAGTGAGCTTTTTTATTGCCCAAGAACTGTTTTAATTCATAGTTTTAAAATAGCCTGCCGTATTCACCTTTACAACCATGCAATAGAGGTTACTgttaaagtaatatttatttttcatgaAACATTCTTAAAAGTATAATCGCATTACATCAGAATACTTTTAACTTTAATATTTGCATTTATATAAATTTTTTATGCTCTTTGTCTATGTTAATACTTTAACTGAAACACTTACTCTAACAAAAGAATTACAACAGTCTGCCTGTATTCATCATGTAGGAAATGTCTTCTGTGAAGGTGGTCCTCCCTTCCTGTCAGTCAACATGCCTGTGGATAGAAGGATTTTGGAGAAAAGTTTTGAAACAAACCAAGGATTGAAAGAAGAGAATGGTTTCATATCAATGACATTAAAATTGATTACAACAGCTTTAAATGGCCTCTAAAAGTGTTTCAAATAGCAATTGTATATGAGAGTATTCAATCAAAGAGCAATACCACCATTTATTCTTTGATAGTTGTATGACTATAGTCAGACCCTGCCATAAACAAAATTACAATTTGCCAATTTACCTTTTCATGGTTTCCCCCTCCCTGGTGTGAAGGATCCCACGGCAATGCCTCCTCGTGTTCTTGGTCTTGGTTAGTGCTTTGGTAATTTCCTCGGGTTTCTATGTGCTAAGCTTGCTATATCAATAGAGCGATGGTCATAAAGACATGATACAGAAAAGTAATGAAGCACCATCACTTGATGTTCAAGGACAATTCTCCTCCAAAAAGGTACAGTTTAATAAtagataaatacatttttaaaacctTCAGATGAAAGCAGATGCATGAAATGGTTTTTAATATGTAGCCTTTGTCTAGCATCTATTCTGTTGGATAATGCTTTAATTTGTTTAGGTTTCAAAACGCAATTTTATTTAACTGTCCCAAACGGAGGTCAAAAGGGAAGCACAGCTAGAGACAAATAATGTCCCCCTCCCATGTTCCCAGGTAGGACATTTTAGGATAGGACAAGATATGTCATTGGTACATGAGGTGGAACAAAATTGAGTACCCAAGGTCTGCAGTTACCCCAGTCTTATTTTAGAAAATCTGAGCCAATTTTGATATTGGTAAAGTGACTGTGTGGTAAAATGTCAGTGTGCCGGATATTATTTTGAGCTATACATTTCTGGAATTAAGCTATTCCTCAGTCTATACTTTATGCTCTACAACCTCCTGCCTGAGGGAGGGGGACAAAAAGTATGTGTGCTTGGTCAGTGGGGTCGTACTTGATGCAGAGGGCACTCTTCCTACATCTGGAGGTATAAATTtatgtggtggtggggaggcTGGTACGTTGACAGGCCTCTCCCCGAGGGAGGCTGATCAGAGTTTCATAGTGATGGTGCTCCATGCTCTAGTCTCACCCTTCGTTGCTGGTCTGGGGTCAGACTGCTGGGCACTGGGCAATCTTGGAGAATGCTCCCCTTGGGACTCTTTTCTcatctgcttcttctttctaatgtttatttatttattttaaatttgtGGTCATTTTTCTAATCCATTATAGTTTTTATATAAACTCTCTTGTTTATTTTcctgtaaagtgtccttgtgtgtcctgaaaggcgcttataaataaaattctattattattattattggggGCAGGGCTCAGTCATGGTACAGCCCCTCCCCCGGGCCTGTTGGTGTATGTGGTTACCTTTGTCTGTGTCTATCTATGAGTATGTGCTTTTGCTTTTCTTCTTAATGTTGTGTGTCTTGGTTATGTTCATGTATTTAAGTAAAGTCTATGTCTTTACAGTTCTTGTCATATGTCATCCACAACGTAGTGTCCCCCGAAACTACATGACCTGAAATGAAGGAGTTAATGGTGAAGGAGATGGAGATGATGGTTaattggatccagtgggcaTTGCTGGAAGTCAGGAGTTGATGGATATTATCTGAGTAGAGAGGGTAGAAAGAAGGTTAGAGATACTGCAATCTCAGGAGTAAGAAGGGATgaaggaggagtgggggagggttaaggagagaagaaaaaatgCTAAATAGCTTGAGTGGGTTGGATGCGAATGATTCAAATTTCTGTCTGCAGTGGGCCGACTTTGCCTATGTGACTTCCAATGAGAACTTTGAAAGGTGAGCCTGATATGAGCTGAGGTCTGAATCTTGGTGACTCTGTTTCCACTGCTTCTCTACATTTCTTAGTTTTCTCCTGTGGCTGCATAGCACTTCCATTAGCCAGGGGTGGATGGGTCAGATCATCAGATTATTGATTGATGAAGAGAGGAAAGTATTTGTAATTGTgtccagggagagagaagaaagacagtcctggtgaggatgggaggtcaAGATTATAGCAGCAAGGGTTGAGGGAGTGATGATTTAGATGGAAGTAAGAATAATGTATGGAGGAAGTGTGAGTGGAAATGGCAGGAAGGGAAAGAGAAGGATAGAAGGTGATGGTCTGAGAGGTGAAGTGGGGTGGCTGTAATGTCCGATGTTCCAGTGGCTCATGTAAAGACCAAGTCCAGAATGTTgccaacaacaaaaatacaactgccactgtggacAGGGGCGAACAGTAGTGGGCCCACTGTACCGTGACAGTACATGCTTATTTATGATAAATATCTGTTAATAAGATGATTCCAGTATTTTTAACTATTGACACAGTTACAGTGGGGGGGGAAAGTATTTAGTCAGttaccaattgtgcaagttctcccacttaaaaagatgagagaggcctgtaatttaCATAATAGTTAGACCTCAACTATGTCTCAACATCAACAGACCTCAACAGAAATTTAGATTTtttaagaatttatttgcaaattatGGTGGAAAacgtatttggtcacctacaaaaaagcaagatttctggctgtcacagatcTGTAACCTCTTTTTTAAGAGAGAGTTGTGGCAgttcactgctgaatcgttttggtcCCCATGCTTTATCTCTCTCAGTCTTCTCTTGTTGGTATCGTGCTGCATTTGTTGGTGTTTTGCCACGATTgcattttttctctctcttgctcccttTGTTCTttcgagtacttacctcctgcgccgctccctggcctATCTCAAGTTTTCTCCCACTACTATATTCCTGTGCAGTTCATGACAGACATGAGAAGATAAGCATACCAGGAAATCTGTTTACAATAATGTAATATCGATCATTAGATGCATGTACTCGCTATACATAGAACGCTAAAGTCAGCAACATTCTATAGACAGTGATGgtttagttaccttgaaaaagtaatatgattactgagtactgattactcctttaaaaagtaactaagttacatattactgtcacggtgaggcggccgcctccgtccacagcggctgttgttgttgttgtttggtgacgtcatgtgcgtccctcaggtgggcggagcccatgatccgtctcacctgagggtcgtttgtttgcctattatgtcttgtctttgtaccagttgaccgctggtcattatatccttaatttggatcttttgcacgggttttggtttgcacactttctattaaaccatcctttttccctgagacttggcgtgatcgcttccttttcagttgctcacaccgcccgtcacaattacttgattttaaaagtaactacattagattacaggttactttagtagttacattcagcagcaaaatgagtttttccaatactcactttattggaagtgcattttaacaatgtatctcctgacattacgtttatGTGGCTGCacagtattatttgtaaatatatttgtaaacataatacaagagaactgttcagtcagacagccatttgttgtgaaacaaaataccattacaatttcaagcatttttaagtaggctacgttagccaaaattgcagcacttttcaaacctggaacacaatgcaacattaaaatttgtcaggtaaatgttccttcccctgttttcgAGGGGTATtcctttacactaccacatatcgttacggacaacactgcaaagaatgacgtgaacgctttcgcgctctcacaggtttGCGCGCAGCATGCAGAGTCGAGCGCTACAGTCGGatgcaaaagtataactgagccaggaagaaaggaaaaatatatatttttactaaggaaaataaaaatagtaacacacagttatttggataagtaactttaatctgattactggactggaaatattacttgttactgaaaaaagtggtaagattagagtaacgcgttactgacataaCTGTCTATAGATTAATTCCAAATGTCCATATAGCTGGACATAAATGTTTTGCTCAAAATTTGGGACTGTGAAAATAACTTTCCATTGTTGGTATAATTATTTTTCATATCAGTTTATGGGTACGCTCCAACGTTGTTTGCTGACCAGGAGAAAGATGTGCCTGTGCCAGCTTTGGTGAAACGGTGTCGGCTGACCTGGCAGAGGCCCTGCAGGACCTTACTAGTAGCATCCTCCAGGTACCACCGTAGCGCTGACAAGCAGCGACTCCCTGCCACGTCCTTCCGTCCGGGTCAGAGAGTGTGGTTGTCGGCGAAGGACCTGCCGGTTCGGGGAGCCACCTGGAAATTGGCTCCGTTACCTGGGTCCATTGAAGATCCGGTATCTTACCGTCTGCTGTTTCCCCCATCGCTCAGGGTCCATCCGGTCTTTCATATGTCTCGCCTCCAGCTGGTACTGTATCACCTACCTCTGGCTCCGCCACCCCCTCGGATCATTGATTGGGCTCCGGCCTAGAGGCCATGATCAGTACCTGATGGACTGGGAGGGGTACGGTCCTGAGGAGCTTTTGCCTCCCTGCATTTTCTCCTGGTGTTTTTGCTAGACCAGTGTTTTGCTGTTGAAAGAGCCATAttggaccaaaaaaacaaaaaacaaatatgtcTGGAGCCGCAAAAAATGTAAAGCCATATAAGCCTTATAATGAAGGCAACACCTATATGTATCTATATTAGCCTACTATCAAAGTTAGCTATAACTtttggcaacttttcaagatcacttgaaATTGAATTTCATTAagaatgttggtgtcatgtttgtctcctacaaaaactatataaaacaaaaaatatatttctctcccccatctttttacattttcaaacatttttgaaaaagctccagggaACGCTAGGGTAGcgccaaagagccgcatgcggctctagaGCCATGGGTTGCCGACCCCCGTGCTAGACTGAGTTTTTGAATGAGCTTTGGTTTGAGTTTTCCACGCTCTTTAAGTTGGAGTTTTTCCCTAATTCCCTGTGTTTGTCTGCTTCTCTCGCTTTTCAGCATTTACTGTTGTTACTACTTGTGcaagccggcacttgggtccacctttTCACAGTATTTTCACTCACAGCATTATATcaactgtgggagcaataattagaaaatggaagaccttcAAGACCACTGATAATCTCCCTCGATTCTCCACACAAGATCTAAGCCAGTTGGggcaaaatgatcacaagaacggtgagcaaaaatcccagaaccacacgGGGGAACCTAGTGAAGGACCTGCTGAAAGCTAGAACCAACATTAAAAAGGTTACAGTCAGTAACATACTACGctgccagggactcagatcctGCAGTGCCAGACATGTCCCCCTGCGTAAGCCAGTACATATCCGGCCCCATCtaaagtttgctagagagcatttggatgttccagaagaatacagggagaatgtcatatggtcagatgaaaccaaagtagagaTGTTTGGTACAAATACAACTCATCGCGTTTGGAGGagagtgaatgctgagttgcgtccaaagaacaccatacctcCTGTGAAGCATGGAGGTGGCAACACCATGCATTGGGaatgtttctctgcaaagggcaacatgaaagaatgaatggggtcATGTATTGTAAGAAAATgagtgcaaacctccttccattaGTAAGGGCATTGAAGATGAAacgtctttcagcatgacaatgatcccaagcacactgccagggcaacaaaggagtggctttgtAAGATATATTACAAAGTCCTAGAGTGGCCTAGCTAGTCTCCAGATCCCAACCCCatagaaaacctttggagggagttgaAAGTCTGTGGTGCTTGCTGACAGCcgcaaaacatcactgctctagaggagatctgcatagaggaatgggccaacataagGATATATAACAAAGTACTAGCattaacttttgttattgacgaAATACTTATTTTTCACCataatttgcaaataaattctttaaaaatcaGACAGTGTGATTTTCTGAATTTTTGTTTCTCATATTGTCTCTCATAgctgaggtctacctatgatgtcaattacaggcctctctcatctctttAAGTGGGAGAatttgcacaattggtgactgtaAATTACACCTTCAGGGAGTTTATGCACAGCATCATTTGCATAACAGActacaaaaaaaatctatatataagctagggtgaccaaacgtccataTTTCccaggacatgtccgtatttcacgtcctgtcccgggtttttttttttaagtgaggaaatgtcctggtttttaaattatcttcatacaggcactagggcactgtGCACAGCGCTGTGTGtgactttcgtgagtgaccatagcgcgtgactccgcacacctcgcgtgaaccAGCGCAAACggcggaggcatttatacttggcgcgtcacattctttgcagtgttctccgaaacgatatgtggtagtataaagaaacacctcccaaaacaggggaatgaacatttacctgacgaattttaatgttgcattgtgttccaggtttgaaaagtgctggaatttaggctaaagtgagggcagccctgttctttgTGACTGTCAGTACACAAGCAACAAGCAACCCCCCCACTCcaaggtgtcctggttttcccaaatgaaAATATGGACATCCTATATAAGCAAGCACACATAGAAAGCAGAAGTCGTTAAGGGACAGTGAGGATTTGACTGTCTAATGGGTGAACATCAGCAGGgatgtcatttttattttctAGCAAATTATGTTTTTCTGTCTGAAACTGAAAACTGACATTGAAAATAAGTGATGGGAAATTCATCTGCAGAGTTTACGTTT
This sequence is a window from Brachyhypopomus gauderio isolate BG-103 chromosome 16, BGAUD_0.2, whole genome shotgun sequence. Protein-coding genes within it:
- the LOC143477382 gene encoding olfactory receptor 4B13-like — encoded protein: MENSSAEFTFVLHGLNDTRTNKQIYFGFGLVVYTVTVLVNSALVITIILDKTLHEPMYLFICNLFVNGMCGASAFYPKILYDLLSDIRVISYTACLIQIYFIVFYTLCEFTCLTVMAYDRYVAICKPLEYFTIMTHQKVMKLLAFSWLMSFLQTSIGAVLTARLVLCGNDIDKLYCSNWEVVKLSCTDVILNNVYGYFLILSHVSQAVLIIVSYIHIIRACLWSKTGRVKFMQTCIPHLITLMNFSVSLIFDVMYSRYGKSQGLQALRNILGMEYLVAPALLNPIIYGINLSKIQQRFVKMYNHRLKAVS